The following are from one region of the Natronocella acetinitrilica genome:
- the hemA gene encoding glutamyl-tRNA reductase translates to MPLCAIGLNHKSAPVEVRERVVFPAERLQTSLQQLTSQSGVHEAALISTCNRTEIYTLIESPSEVDTVLGWLAGSHALEPDWLRRFVYTHLNEQAVSHLLRVTPGLDSLVLGEPQIGGQAKSAYLEAVTAGTVGPVLDRLFQHAFTVSKLVRTQTGIGSHPVSVAFAAVALAKQIFGDLDKYTALLLGAGETIELTARHLHQQGLRKFLVANRTRERATELAAAYNGEAIALADMPDRLSEADIVIASTASQLPLLGKGSVERALRRRKHRPIFMVDIAVPRDIEPEVGELEDVYLYTVDDLHDVIEENLSSRRHAASEAEEIIDLQAERFMAWMRSLNSVPTIRHFRGRAEYHRDHVLERALRRLRNGDAPEQALEYLANTLTNRLLHVPTIRLREAGERGEEELLDAARSLLEMDRVKPDDADEHDPMMDQREEQLR, encoded by the coding sequence ATGCCACTCTGCGCCATCGGCCTGAATCACAAGAGTGCCCCCGTAGAAGTCCGCGAGCGCGTGGTGTTCCCGGCTGAGCGGCTGCAGACCTCACTGCAGCAACTCACCAGCCAGAGCGGCGTTCATGAAGCGGCGCTGATCTCCACCTGCAACCGCACCGAGATCTACACCCTGATCGAAAGCCCCTCAGAGGTCGACACCGTGCTTGGCTGGCTTGCCGGCAGTCACGCGCTGGAACCGGACTGGCTGCGGCGCTTCGTCTACACCCACCTGAACGAGCAGGCGGTCAGCCACCTGCTGCGGGTGACCCCGGGGCTGGATTCCCTGGTCCTGGGCGAGCCGCAGATCGGTGGCCAAGCCAAGAGCGCCTACCTTGAGGCGGTCACTGCCGGCACGGTGGGCCCGGTACTCGACCGGCTGTTCCAGCATGCCTTTACGGTATCGAAGCTGGTGCGCACGCAAACGGGTATTGGCAGTCATCCGGTCTCCGTGGCCTTCGCCGCAGTGGCGCTGGCCAAGCAGATCTTCGGCGATCTCGACAAGTACACCGCCCTGCTGCTTGGTGCCGGCGAGACCATTGAACTGACGGCGCGGCACCTGCACCAGCAAGGCCTGCGAAAATTCCTGGTGGCAAACCGGACCAGGGAACGGGCGACGGAACTCGCCGCGGCCTATAACGGTGAGGCCATTGCCCTGGCCGACATGCCCGACCGGCTATCCGAAGCGGATATCGTCATCGCCTCCACCGCTAGCCAGTTGCCGCTGCTCGGCAAGGGCAGCGTGGAACGCGCACTGCGGCGGCGCAAGCACCGCCCGATCTTCATGGTGGATATCGCCGTCCCGCGTGATATCGAGCCGGAAGTCGGGGAACTGGAAGACGTCTATCTCTATACCGTGGACGACCTCCACGACGTCATCGAGGAAAACCTGAGTTCCCGGCGGCATGCTGCCTCGGAAGCCGAAGAGATCATTGATCTGCAGGCCGAGCGGTTCATGGCCTGGATGCGGTCGCTGAACTCCGTGCCGACCATCCGCCATTTCCGTGGCCGTGCGGAGTACCACCGCGATCACGTGCTTGAGCGCGCCCTGCGCCGGCTTCGCAACGGTGACGCGCCGGAACAAGCCCTTGAGTACCTGGCCAACACCCTCACCAATCGCCTGCTGCACGTCCCCACCATCCGCCTGCGGGAGGCTGGCGAACGCGGCGAGGAAGAATTGCTTGATGCAGCCCGCAGCCTGCTGGAGATGGATCGTGTCAAGCCGGATGACGCCGACGAACACGACCCGATGATGGACCAGCGGGAGGAGCAGTTGCGGTGA
- the prfA gene encoding peptide chain release factor 1 produces the protein MKPSIRGKLEGLCERHEEISAMLADPDVIGDQNRFRDLSREYARLESVVSHFQQYRRAEQDLATAEDMLRDVDADMREMAEEEAEQARTQLATLEEALELLLIPEDPLDHANVFLEIRAGTGGDEAALFAGDLFRMYSAYAEANGWRMEVISASDGEHGGFKEIIVRVAGDRIYSRLKFESGAHRVQRVPATESQGRIHTSACTVAVLPEAEMVDEITINPNDLKVDTFRASGAGGQHVNKTDSAIRITHLPTGVVVECQDERSQHKNRAKAMSLLQAKLTQSERDRQEAEQSAQRKSLVGSGDRSERIRTYNYPQGRVTDHRINLTLYKLDEVLAGGLGHVIDPLVREHQAEQLAEMAKAG, from the coding sequence GTGAAGCCGTCCATCCGCGGCAAGCTGGAGGGTCTCTGCGAGCGTCACGAGGAAATCAGCGCCATGCTCGCTGACCCCGACGTGATTGGCGACCAGAACCGCTTCCGGGACCTGTCCCGGGAGTATGCGCGGCTCGAATCCGTGGTAAGCCACTTCCAGCAGTACCGCAGAGCGGAGCAGGATCTGGCCACCGCCGAGGACATGCTCCGGGACGTGGATGCGGACATGCGGGAAATGGCCGAGGAGGAAGCCGAACAGGCCAGGACCCAACTCGCCACCCTGGAAGAGGCACTGGAATTACTGTTGATCCCCGAGGATCCGCTGGATCACGCGAATGTGTTCCTGGAGATTCGCGCCGGAACCGGCGGTGACGAGGCGGCGCTGTTCGCCGGCGACCTGTTTCGCATGTATTCCGCCTACGCCGAGGCCAACGGCTGGCGCATGGAAGTGATCAGCGCCAGCGATGGAGAACATGGCGGCTTCAAGGAGATCATCGTCCGTGTTGCCGGTGATCGCATCTACTCCCGCCTGAAGTTCGAATCCGGCGCCCATCGTGTGCAACGCGTTCCGGCAACGGAATCCCAGGGCCGTATCCACACATCCGCCTGCACGGTGGCCGTGTTGCCAGAGGCGGAAATGGTGGACGAGATCACCATCAACCCCAACGACCTCAAGGTCGACACCTTCCGCGCCTCCGGGGCAGGTGGCCAGCACGTGAACAAGACGGATTCCGCCATCCGCATCACCCACCTGCCCACAGGTGTGGTCGTGGAGTGCCAGGATGAGCGCTCGCAGCACAAGAACCGTGCCAAGGCCATGTCACTGCTGCAGGCCAAACTGACTCAGTCAGAACGCGATCGCCAGGAGGCGGAGCAAAGCGCCCAGCGTAAATCCCTGGTGGGGAGCGGCGACCGCTCAGAGCGGATTCGCACCTACAACTACCCGCAAGGCCGGGTCACCGATCACCGTATCAACCTCACGCTCTACAAGCTCGACGAGGTGCTCGCCGGGGGGCTTGGGCACGTCATCGACCCGCTGGTGCGGGAGCACCAGGCCGAGCAGTTGGCGGAGATGGCGAAGGCTGGGTGA
- the dksA gene encoding RNA polymerase-binding protein DksA: MTRRQTLPVKDFTPYEEKAGEEYMSNEQLDHFRDLLLAWKRQLQEEVERTVHHMRDDATNYADPADRATQEEEFALELRTRDRERKLIRKIDQTLEKIRKDDYGYCEQCGIEIGLRRLEARPTATLCIDCKTLEEIREKQRVA, encoded by the coding sequence ATGACGCGACGGCAGACGCTACCGGTAAAGGACTTCACGCCGTATGAAGAGAAAGCCGGCGAGGAGTACATGAGCAACGAGCAGCTCGATCATTTCCGTGACCTCTTGCTAGCGTGGAAGAGGCAGCTTCAGGAAGAGGTCGAGCGCACGGTGCATCACATGCGGGATGACGCCACCAACTACGCCGATCCCGCGGATCGCGCCACTCAGGAGGAGGAATTTGCCCTCGAACTGCGGACCCGCGACCGCGAACGCAAACTCATCCGCAAGATCGACCAGACGCTGGAGAAAATCCGCAAGGACGATTACGGCTATTGCGAGCAGTGCGGCATCGAAATCGGCCTGCGTCGGCTCGAGGCTCGGCCCACAGCAACGCTATGCATCGATTGCAAGACGCTGGAAGAGATCCGCGAGAAGCAGCGGGTGGCATAG